In Sesamum indicum cultivar Zhongzhi No. 13 linkage group LG1, S_indicum_v1.0, whole genome shotgun sequence, the sequence ttgttgttttgtccCTTTCCACACCCATTCCATTAATAAATATCCTCCAACACCTCACTACCTCATACCCGTCATCTCACCCACAGCACACAGATTTCCATttcattcacacacacacctcactGCACACAGTTTCACACACCCAATCCCCAACACGCAAATACTGACACattcattcaacaaaataaaacgCACCACACACACTGAAATCTGAAGAGAATATATCATGTTGTCTACAATCTGGTGCAAGAAGAGAAGGGTTTCTTTTCTGGGCTTATGCAGTGATGAAGGCCTGAGGGTTCTTACAAAGCTTGCAAATGGGAACTCAAATGTTGTCGTTAAGCCCATTTTCTTGCATAATCGAACTGTTAAATCTGCTGTCCATGTCTCTTGTTCTTCCTTCtccgatgatgatgatgataacaATGATGATGGTATTTCTTACTGTTATCTCAAATCATGCCATCTTTGCCACAAGCCCTTGTGTCTTGACAAAGAAGTCTACATGTATATGTAAGAAAATCAATCAATCGAGCCCTTGTTCGAATTTTTGCTCAAGAAATCTTtgtctttttttggttttctgaaTGGGTTTTTGATTTGgtgttgttatatatttgCAGGGGTGATCTGGGATTTTGCAGTGTGGAGTGCAGAGAGAGGCAAATTTATCTGGATGAGATGAAGGAAATAGAAGCCTCCACGCACAGAATCTTGGCTTCTCTTCNNNNNNNNNNTGACGGCGGTGGCCGGTGTGAGACCACCAACCTTCTTGTGGAGTTCCGCCGGCGGCGCCGGCCATTTACATCGGAGAAAAGTGGAGTAATTTTCTCGTAGTAGCTAGagataattaatccaaaatcGGGAATCCGGGCTGCCCTTTTTGTATCtttaattttgagtttgaGTGAGTGATGAGTGTTAGTGTAGAATTGGATATGTAGATGCATATAGCAAAATGATGAAGAAGGGAATATCTATGTACATATGaggttgaaattttttgtctCTTTCAATCAATGTCGTGGAATCCGACGGTGGAAATAGGAATCAAGTTCTTCTAACACGAACACGTATGTAGGATTCTTTCTGGGAATTCTTGATGTAGGAGAATGGAATCTTTTGTGC encodes:
- the LOC105162906 gene encoding uncharacterized protein LOC105162906 (The sequence of the model RefSeq protein was modified relative to this genomic sequence to represent the inferred CDS: added 35 bases not found in genome assembly) encodes the protein MLSTIWCKKRRVSFLGLCSDEGLRVLTKLANGNSNVVVKPIFLHNRTVKSAVHVSCSSFSDDDDDNNDDGISYCYLKSCHLCHKPLCLDKEVYMYMGDLGFCSVECRERQIYLDEMKEIEASTHRILASFRQRRRDGGGRG